The segment AGAATGGGAAGAGAACGGCGATTCACAATGCGACAATGACATCAGTAGCTATAATATCTACTTTTCGGATGAAGATATAGATGGTGAATTGCCATTGTTAGAAAATGTCCAAGGGACTCAATTCTTACACGATGGACTTAGTTCGTTCAAAGGGTGTTATCAAATCACCTCCGTAGATCGTTCTGGAAATGAAAGCGAGCGATCTGAAAGAATATGTCATGACAATTGTCCATTCATCAAGATGCCAAATGCTTTCACACCCAATGGGGATGGTAAGAATGATTTTTTTACACCATTTTACAATCAGATAGGAGGAGGCACTGAAGGCGGCGGTACCGGTATCCCTGGATTCAACAATGCAGATTGTCCAAGGTTTGTGTTGGAGGTTACGTTTACCGTGTTTGATAGAACAGGCGGCACTTTGTTTACATACAATTCTGCAGATCAAATAGAAAACATAGGAGAAGAGGGCAATGCGATCTTGATCAATTGGGATGGCAAATCTGATAACGGCACACAGCTCGAATCTGGAGTGTATTACTATAGTTTGGAAGTCATCTATGATTTGCTAAATCCCAAAGATCAAAAGAAGAAATACAAAGGATGGGTGAATATCTTGAGGTAGAAGAGCTGAATGATGTGCTCCTCTATGATGGGGTATGTAAGTTTTGTAACAGCTCAGTGAGTTTTGTATTGGAGCATGAGAAAAATGATCAACTGAAATTCACGCCTCTTCAATCTGATTTAGGAGTAAGGATATTGACTCATTTTGGTTATCCCAAGGATTATACGGATGGTATTCTATTCTTATCCAATGGGAAGTTGGCCTCCAAATCCAGGGCCGCACTCTACATTTCGAAATTCCTGAAAAGGCCTTGGTCATGGTTGCAAGTCTTTTGGATTGTTCCTTTATTTATTTCAGACTTTGTTTACAACATCATCGCTCGCAATCGCTACAAGTGGTTTGGGATGACTGATGCCTGCATGCTCCCCCCACGCAATCACAAGGAGAGGTTTTTAGAATGAAGGAATTGCTGTAAGTTTGCGCTTTGAAATTTAAAAAAGGTAAATGAAAGCATACGTATTCCCTGGGCAAGGCGCTCAATTTACAGGAATGGGCAAGGACTTGTACGATAGTTCTGCTCAAGCAAAAGCATACTTTGATCAAGCGAATGAGATACTTGGATTTGACATTGCCAAAATTATGTTTGAAGGTTCTGCAGAAGAGCTAAAGGAAACGAAAGTAACTCAACCTGCAGTATTTATTCATTCTGTAGTATCTGCATTGGTGCAGGATAGTTTTCACCCTGATATGGTTGCTGGTCATTCATTGGGTGAATTCTCTGCTTTGGTGGCCAACAAGACTTTGGGATTTGAAGATGCTTTGAAGTTGGTTTCCCAACGTGCACTTGCGATGCAAAGGGCGTGTGAAATGAACCCCTCAACCATGGCTGCCATACTAGGATTAGATGATCATATAGTGGAAGAAATTTGCGCTACAGTGAATGGAGTAGTGGCAGCCAACTACAATTGCCCTAGTCAGCTGGTGATTTCTGGAACCAACGAAGGAATTGCCATTGCTTGTGAAAAAATGAAAGAAGCAGGTGCAAAACGTGCTTTGCCATTGCCAGTAGGAGGTGCATTTCATAGCCCATTGATGGAGCCAGCCAGAGAAGAATTGGCAGCAGCTATCGAGGCAACCAATTTTAGCAATCCGATCTGCCCAGTCTACCAAAATTTTGACGCTCAAGCGCACAGTGATGTGGCCGAAATCAAGAAGAACTTAATTTTGCAATTGACCGCTCCAGTACGATGGACACAGTCAGTACAACAAATGGTCGCTGATGGTGCTCTTGATTTTATAGAGTGTGGACCAGGCAAAGTATTGCAAGGGTTAGTTAAGAAAATACACAAAGAAGCTGAGGTAAGCAGCCTTTGATTAGAGGTTCAAGACTTTTAGACTCAAGATTTAAGACAAAAAAAGGTGATTCAGTTGAGTCACCTTTTTTTGTCTTTGTACTTTATACGCGTTGCAGCGGAACTAGCGCAATCCATGATTTTCAAAGCGTACAGCGTTTAGCGTGCTACTTATTCATCAGACTTTCAATCTCATCGGCGTGAATAGGAATGTTTCTCATCAAATTGATGTGCCCCTTTTCAGTGATGACAATGTTGTCTTCTAGTCTGATACCAATTCCTTCTTCTCTGATATATATGCCTGGTTCTACTGTCAGTACCATGCCTGGTTCAAATTTTTTGTAGATGCTGGCTACATCATGGACATTGATTCCTAAATGATGCGACGTGCCGTGCATGAAATACCTCTTGTATGCTGGATTATTTGGGTCTTGTTTTTCGATATCTGATTTTCTAAGCAAACCTAACGCAAGCAGTTCACCTTCCATGATTTTGCCAACTTCTTTGTGGTATTCTGGGATGGCATTGCCAGGGGTTAGCATTTCGGTGGCGGCATTTTTCACTCTTAGTACTGCATTGTACACGTCCTTTTGGCGTTTGGTAAATTTGCCATTGACTGGAATGGTTCTAGTCATGTCGGCATTGTAATTGGCGTACTCAGCCCCTACATCGAATAGGATCAAATCATCGTCTTGGCATTGTTTGTTGTTCTCTATGTAGTGCAATACACAAGAGTTGGCGCCCGAAGCAATGATGGGCTGATAGCCAAACCCTGTGGCTCGGTTGCGCAGAAATTCATAGATGAATTCTGCCTCCAGTTCATATTCCCAGACACCTGGTTTGGTAAACTCTAGTATTCGTCTAAAGCCTTTTTCTGTGATATCACAGGCGTGTTGCAGTTGCTTGATTTCTTCTGGCTCTTTGATGCATCTGAGGTCTGTCAAAATAGGGGCAATGCGTTCATATTTGTGGAGTTTGTAAACGGTCTGACACCACTTGTTGAATCGCTCGGTTCTTGTCTCGACCACAGATGCATTTCTGATGTGTTCATTGCTGTCCAGATAGATGTATTCAGTCTCTGCCAGTATAGTGTTGAAGACGGATTCGAATGATTCCAGCCACATTATATTTTTTATACCAGAAGCTTCTTGTGCTTCTTCTTGGGTGTATTTGTGTCCTTCCCAAATTGCAATTTCTTCATTGGTTCTTCTCAGAAAGAGAATTTCTCTCATGGATTCATTTGGGAAGTCCGGAGCAATCAATAGAATAGATTCTTCTTGGTCGATCCCAGATAAATAGATCAGATTAGCGTCTTGTTTGAACGGCAAAGTGCCATCTGCCGAAGTGGGCATGATATCACTGGAGTTCAATACAGCAACCGAATTTGGTTTTAGTCTTTTGCCGAACTTAGCCCTGTTTTTCAAAAACAGCTCCTTGTTTATGGGGTGGTATTTCATCTTTTGATTGTCGTTTGTTGTCAAAGGTAAAAGTAAATTGAAATCGAATGATTTGATAGCTAAAATGATTTTAATGATGTCTCTGTCGAATCGGTCACGGGAGACTATTTTTAGCTAATTTTGCCGACTTAAATAATGGATCAAGCGTGGAATACGAACTCGTAGAATTGCCCAATAAAATAAGAGTAGTGCACAAGCAGGTGCCTCATACTAAGGTGTCGCACTGTGCGATCATGCTCGATATAGGGAGCCGTGACGAAAAAGAAGGGCAGCAAGGTATAGCACACTTTTGGGAGCACATGGCTTTCAAAGGTACCAAAAAGCGAAAGGCCTATCATATCATCAATCGTTTAGAATCTTTGGGTGGAGAATTGAATGCTTATACGACTAAGGAGAAAATATGCTTTTATGCGACCATTTTGGACAAGCATTTAGACAAGTCTGTTGAGTTGTTGACTGATATTACTTTCAACTCGGTGTTTCCAGAGCAGCAAATCATCAAGGAAAGGCAGGTGATATTGGAAGAGATGTCAATGTACCTCGATGATCCAGAAGATGCTATTCAAGATCAGCTGGATAGCCAGGTATTTAAGGGCCACGCATTGGGTGAGAATATTCTAGGTACCAATGAAAGTGTGAGTGGATTCACCACTCAAGACTTTCATTCTTTTCTGGGAGCAAACCTGGATACATCACGTGTAGTTTTGGCGTCTATGGGGAATTACTCAATGAATCAACTGTTGAAATCCGTCAACCGCTATTTGTCACAAGTACCCAAAATAGAGAAAGAAAGGAAACGTACATCAGTCAATGGCTATGCACCAGCTCGATTGACTGAGTCAAAGGATATTTTGCAGGCTCATGTGGGGATTGGTACACGGGCATTTGACATTCATTCTGAGCAGAGAGTGCCATTCTTTGTGCTCAACAATGTGTTGGGAGGCAACAGTATGACATCCAAATTGAACCTTTCACTCAGAGAAAAACTGGGTTTAGTCTATCATGTAGAAAGTAACTATCATGCTTTTTCGGATACAGGTTTGTTCTCATTGTTTTACGCCACAGAACCAAAGAAAATCAAGAAATCACTGGATGCAGTGGTCAAGGAATTTGACAAACTAAAGGCGGGTCAAATGACTATAAGACAACTGCAAACTGCCAAGGATCAAATCAAAGGACAATTGGCGATCTCAGAAGAGAACAATCAGAATTACATGTTGATGATGGCAAAGAGCATCTTGAATTATGATAAAATTGAATCTTTGGAGTCTGTATTTGAAAGAATCGATGAGGTCACCGCTGAGCAGTTGCAGCAATTGGCCATCGAGGTGTTGGATATGGATAATATGTGCCTGCTCACTTACATTCCTAACAAATAGCCTACTTGTCTGAGATTCATTTTTCTATCTCATGTTTTTTTTGCAACTTAAGACATAGACGAATTACAAAATATTACCTGCTATGAATTACTGGTTGATGAAGACTGAACCCAACACTTTTTCATGGGATGATTTGGTCAACAAAGGAAGGGATCATTGGGATGGTGTAAGAAATTATGCGGCACGCAAACACATGATGGAAATGAAAGCCGATGATTTGGCTTTGTTTTATCATAGTGTGAATGAAAAGTCAATTGTTGGTATTGCAAAAATAGTAAAGGAGCATTATCCTGATCCCACCACAGATGATGATCGTTGGGTAGTGGTGGATTTGGCTCCAGAGCGAAAACTGACAAACCCAGTTACATTGGATGTGGTCAAAGCGGATTCTAGATTGACCAACATGGTGCTCGTCAATAACTCTCGACTTTCGGTTCAGCCCGTGACCGAGCAAGAGTTCAAGATAATTTTAGAATTGTCCGCTCAATAATATGCTTAGAATTTTTCTGCTCACTTGGTTGATGATAGGAATCCCCTTATGGGTGTTTTCTCAAGCTATATCTGATAGTGATTCATCTATATTGATGCAAACCAAGCGAGTAGAGTACGAAGTGAGCAACGAGGATATTCGTTTTGAACTGGTACAAGGGGATGACGAAGGTATCTTGATGATCAGAGAGACACGCCGCAGAACATCCTCAGGTTTTATATGGACGTTGAATTACCTAGATACTTCACTCAATGAAAATTGGACTGTAGACATCAATGTGCTTTTTGGGATGTCATTTATGGGACATGATTTCAATGGGGAGTCATTTTTTTTATTGTTTGCCAAAGATGAATACAAATTGGAGGAGTTGTATGTGATCAAGGTGGACAAAGCAGATGGAGCACTTTCGGATTATCATGTCAACACAGTACTCCCGATGACCTTGAGTCATTTTGAGGTTTTGAATCATTCATTGATATTTGGAGGAAGCTCCAACAATCGACCCGTTGTGCTGTTTTATCAGTTGGAGGAGAAAAAGGCCAAAGTACTTCCAGGCATTTACAACAATAAAAGTGAGATTGTCGACATACTCGTCAATGACGAAAGAGGTGTTTTTACTGTAGTGCTAAACGAACGCTCTCATAGCAAAGATTTTATCGTGTCATTGAAAATCTTCTCAGGTGAAGGAAAGACACTGCATACGAGTGCTCTGAAAACGATCTACGAAAAGAGTTTGATTGATGGAGTGCCTACAGATTTTGATTTTGGTATCCAGTATGTAGCTGGCGCTTATTCTAACCGAAACTCCGATGTGTCGAGAGGGTTGTATCTGGCCAAACTGGTCAATGGCGAGCAGGAGTTTATCAAATACCACAGCTATGGTGATTTGGATAATTTCTTTTCCTATTTGGGGGACAATAGAGAGGTCAAGATGAAACGTAAAATTAACAAGAGACGTGAATCGGGTAAGAACCTGAAGTTTAACTATCGTCTCTTGGTGCATGACATTGTAAAGCGTGGAGAAGAGTATATTTTGATAGGGGAGGCATACTATCCCAAATATTCCAGCAATACCAGTGTGCAAGGTAGCATGATCAATCCGTATGATCAGCTGAATCAGCAACAAGCAGTCTATGCACAGCCCAAACTACTAGGGTACAATTATACACATGCCGTAGTGGTTGGGTTCAGTGCTGATGGAGAAATCCTATGGGACAACAGTTTTGAGATCAATGATGTGCTGGTGTTTCCATTGATCGAAAATGTGCAGGTCAGTGTCAATCATGATAAAATAATACTGATGTATGCGCACGACAACATGCTCAAAACGAAGATCATACAAGGAGATAGTGTACTGGAGGGCAAAACCATAGAAAACATCGAACTCAGCTATGAGGGCGATCAAGTGAAAGAAAGCATTCCTGGGATGGAGGGAATCAAGTGGTGGTATGACAAGTCTTTTTATGCATACGGGATGCAAAAAATCAAGAATATGACCCAAGAGGGGGTAAAGATGAATAGAAAGGTGTTTTATATCAACAAAGTTGAATTCTAAAAATATAGATGGAATCTTATCTCCAAATGCTTTTCAAAATGTAGCAGGTCTCTCTATATTTGCCTAATATCAAGCTCATGCAGAAAAGACTCCTACTTAATAGCAAACATTTAAGTATAACCATTTCCCGCCTTTGTCATCAGCTCATCGAAAATCACCTCGTTTTTGAAAATACCGTGCTTATTGGTCTGCAACCAAAAGGTGTTTTTCTGGCTGAAAGAATCAAATCCAAACTAGAAGAGATCATCAAAAAACCAATTCAATTGGGTTATTTGGATATCACGTTCTACAGAGATGATTTTCGCAGACGTGACGAACCACTGACTCCTAACGAGACAAAAGTCCCGTTCATCATAGAAGACAAAAACGTAATATTGATTGACGATGTACTCTACACGGGTCGTTCTGTCAAATCTGCTATGGATGCCATGAGTGCATTTGGACGCCCTGCCAAGGTAGAATTTTTGACCCTTATAGATAGGATTCATACGAGACACCTACCTGTAGAGGCCAATTATGTAGGCAAGCAAGTCAATACGGTCTTTTCACAAAAAGTTTTGGTGGAATTGACAGAGCAAGGTAAGAAAGAGGATAAAATTTGGTTGATTGATAAATCGAAATAATGAGTCAGTTAAGTAGCAAACATTTATTGGGTATCAAGGATTTGACAAAGGATGATATCCAATTGATATTCGAGACTGCGGATAATTTTAAAGATGTAATCAATCGTCCGATCAAAAAAGTACCCTCTCTGCGTGATATTACGATTGCCAATGTATTCTTTGAAAACTCTACGCGTACCAAACTCTCATTTGAGTTGGCAGAGAAGAGACTTTCGGCTGATGTAATCAATTTTTCTTCGTCTGGAAGTTCTGTCAAAAAGGGGGAGACTTTGTTGGATACTGTCAACAACATCCTTGCGATGAAGGTAGACATGATTGTGATGAGACATAGTTCGCCAGGAGCTCCTCATTTCTTGTCCAAGCATATCAAGGCCAACATAGTAAATGCAGGAGATGGTACACATGAGCATCCTACACAAGCGCTCTTAGACGCATATTCGATGAGAGAAAGAGTGGGAGATTTGGAAGGAAAGAATATTGCCATCATCGGAGATATTATTCACTCAAGAGTCGCATTGTCCAATATTTTTGCTTTACAAAAATTGGGGGCTAATATTATGATTTGTGGCCCTGCGACTTTGGTGCCGAAGTATATGTCTTCTTTCGGGGTAAAAGTGGTGTCTGATGTACGTCAAGCTTTGGAATGGTGTGATGTGGCAAACATCCTTCGCATCCAATTGGAGCGGCAACAGATCAAATATTTTCCTTCCTTGAGAGAGTATTCTTTGTATTTTGGTGTAAACAAAGCTTTGTTGGATAGTTTGAACAAGGAGATTGTAATCATGCACCCAGGCCCTATCAACAGAGGTGTAGAAATCACCAGTGATGTGGCGGATTCTCACCATTCGATTATTCTCGATCAGGTAGAAAATGGTGTGGCGACTCGTATGGCAGTTTTGTACCTGCTCGCAGGCACAAAACCTTGATATCTTTGGATAATATTATAACTTGCTCAACCCGTTGTTGATCAAGAACTCACCGTACAATACTTGAAAGTCTTCGATCTCAGGAGATCCCTCAATGATGTCTTCGTATTGTTTGATGGCGTCAAGTATCAGGTTGTTTTCTTCAAAGAAAGAGGCAAGTATAAGTTTGCTCAAAGGAGAATCATATGGAATTTCAGCTTTGACCGCATCCAATTCGTTTTGTATTCTTGCTTGTTCTTCCGATGGTAGTCTTTCGATCCCGTAGCTCGGAGAGAAGAGTTCAGGGTTGTCTTTGACGATTACTTTGACTGTGATCAATTCTTCATTAGCCAAGTTCTCATCATTTAGATTGATATTCAAATGAGTCTTTTCAGTTTCTGCGCTGTATATCTCTTCATCAAATATGTTCTTAACCGAGATGATGTAGTAGGCTTGGTCACCGACAGAGTTCCATCTTAAAACCACATCTGGATTAAATACCTGTACGGTCTGTGGAATCATAAGCGTGATGGCAGTGCTGTTGGAGCGGTGAACCGCCTCTCTGTAGTTGCCGTTGACATCTTGACTGCCAGTTGTGCTTTTGGTGAGTACTGCTTTGGCGTATCTATTAGAGGCAGTGTTGTCAGATTTAGCCAATCTACTTTGTAGGTCTGCTACTGTCACATTACCCATGTTTTTGATCTCCAGTGTTTGCCCTGATTTGTGCATCAATCCGATGTAGGCATTGGTACCAACAATCAATGCGTCACCTTCATTCATTTTGATACCTGTTCGCAAGAAGGTGGGGGCTGAGTTGTCGGACTTCTGAAGCTTGTTTACCCCTTTGTTTGCCAACACTCTAAACTCGAAAGTTTGCGCAAGAGTAGCCAAGGAAATCAGACAAGTAGTGAGGGTCAAAAGGTATTTTTTCATAGCGATAAAGTTGATGCACTTGATGTAAATGCGTTTAAAAATAGCCTACAATCTGTAAAGTGCAAAAAAAACCGCATCATATGATGCGGTCTAATTCATTAATTTTTCTCTAGTTTTTATTGAAGACCGTTCTTCATTAAGAAGTCGTCGTACAACATTTTGAAATCATCTACTTCTGGAGAAAGCTGGATGGCTTGCTCGTATTGTGTGATGGCATCTAGGATCAAATTGTTTTCTTCATAGAAGGAAGCGTAAATCAATTTGTTCAAAGCAGAGTTATTTGGAACTTCGGTTTTCAAGACATCTAGACTCTCGTTGATTGCAGATGCATCATCTGCAGAGATTCTTTTGATACCATAATCACCAGAGACAATGTCTTTTTGCCCTTTGACAGTTACTGTCAAGATGACCAATCTCTCATTAGATAGATTCTCATCATCAAAATTGATTGGCATGCTTGTTTTATCTGTTTCACCTTTAAAAATTTCTTCGTCGAAGATGTTTTTGATGCTTACCACATATTTTGGGTTTTCTACCTCTGGTGCTGCAGACCATCTGATGATCGCATCTGGGTTAAGAATATCCACAGAGCTTGGGAGCATTACTTTGAGAGCGTTGCTGCTGCTTGCTCTTGTTACCGCTCCAGTCGCCTTCATGTTTTGGCGATAGTTGCTGTTGATGTCACCGTCTCCTTCGTTCATTTTGTTCATCACAAACTGAGCATACTTATTAGCCACGTCATTTTGCGTTTTTGCTAATTTTGATTCCAAATCTGTGATTTTGGTGATGCCAGAGTTTCTGACTTCAATCGTTCTCCCAGTTTTGTGCATTAATCCAATGTAGGCTCCGTTGGCGGCAATGAGTTCATCTCCGCTCATTAGGGTAGCCCCTGTTTTTAGAGGAACTGTTTCCCCGTTTGCACCTTTTTTTACTTGATTGGCACCCTTACTCGCCAATACTCTAAACACAAATCCTTGTCCAAAGCTGGTATTGACTAGAAAGAATATCAAAAGAGTTGAAAATATTAGTTTAGTTCTCATGATATAATTATTAATGAATTTACAAAATTACAATTTATTTAATTCAGTTAGTTCTCTTCTTCCTTCTTTAGTAAAAAGATTCTTAACCACTCCAAAATACACCTCTAAGGCATCTCCTGCTATCAGAACCCCCAAAATCATCCATGTCGTATCGATTTTATAATTATAGACATTGAATATGATGAGTCCTAAGCTAAATAACGAAAAAGCTTCTATTAATTGTATAAGTTTTGTCAAACCGTCATACCATTTTGGTAAGGAATGATAAATGAAGGCAAACAAAGCAACATTCAAGTAAAGTAGCACGATCGCAATGATGGTTTCAATATTGTCATTCATCTCATCAATGTAGTCTTCTGCTAAGATCATAGAGATGATGTTGGCATGTATCACACCCCCAAACATGTCCGCATGGCCTTTGCCAGCATAGTGTGTGTTGAGCGGAGTGAAATATTTATCCTCAAGTGCTTGTCTATCACCGAGTTCTTTTCCTAGGAAACAGAAAAGAACACATTTGTCTTTGATCAATTCAGGGTCAAATTGACCATCAAATACCTGGTACCAATCTAATGCAAAATAAGTTATGGGAGCCTGCGTGGCTCCATAATCGAAGATGTTGCCCCGGTAGTTGATGACCTCTACATCTTTGTTTCTATCTAGAAAGTTGAGGGTCTTTACAGAGTCCATGTAGTAGGCCAATTTGATCGATAATGAATATTCTAATTCACCTTTTGCATATTCTTTGGGAGCGAAAGTCCTACAAACTTTGATGTCATCCTGATCGGCGGCACCTGTGATAAAATTGGCATAGGCAGTTTCGGCATATTGATTGAACAGTTCGTTGGAGACTGCCAGAGAGTCAAAGGATTCATTCTCATTAGGTAGTTCTAGTTTGCTCACCAATACCAAGTTCTCAACTTGTGAAAAAGCATAAGCGAGTGCCAAATCTCCTAAAGTATCTGGTTTAAGGTCAGGAAAAAACATATCCATGCCGATTACTCTGGGCTCTGAAGCAGATATAATGTTGACCAAGTCAGCGATTCCTTGGCGGTTGAGGTTACCGACGTTGACAATGACGATTTCTTCTTCACCCAAGGGGTCTTCTCTCAATTGTGAGAACACAATGTCTGTACTCTCCATATCAGCAAATGCGTCACCAATAGGGTCAAAAACATCAAATATCTTGAAGGCAAAGGCTTGGGTTACAACAAATCCTAAGAGTAGGATGAATACTAATGCGTAAATTGTGTCTAACCAGAATTTTTTAAACATTCAGATTTTCTTTAAGGTCAAGTTCGATTATTTATCAGGCTAAGTGCTTAATTGTAACCTATGATTGTAAAATTAGATGAAATAGAATTACTTGAACTAACATCCGTCTATTACTCGATGAATGCCCCGATACAAAGTATAAACATAAGCATTCTGTAGAGAAGATACCTAATTATTACCTAGGAAGACAGGTAGATTTATAGTAACAAGGATTGAAAATGAATAGAAAAGACGCTACATATTATGTGGATGCAATTAGAAGTGGTGATAGAAAAGTCTTGTCTAGGGCGATTTCTATTGTAGAAAGTACTCGCAGTAGTGATATGGAACTGTCTCAGCGGATATTGACTCAGCTCGGACACGTGGATTCTACATCCCTTAGGATTGGAATCACAGGTTCACCAGGGGTGGGGAAGAGTACTTTTATCGAGTCGATCGGTCAAATCATGACGAAAGAGCATCAATTGGCCATCTTGGCGATAGATCCTAGTAGTCCTGAGACTGGCGGGAGTATTCTGGGTGACAAGACCCGGATGAATGAATTGAGTAGGAATCCTAAAGTGTACATAAGACCCAGTGCCACCTACAATTACTATGGTGGTGTGAATCAAAGTACCTACAAAACAATCCTGTTGTGCGAGGCTGCGGGTTTTGATCGTGTCATCATCGAAACAGTGGGTGTTGGACA is part of the Reichenbachiella agarivorans genome and harbors:
- a CDS encoding aminopeptidase P family protein; this encodes MKYHPINKELFLKNRAKFGKRLKPNSVAVLNSSDIMPTSADGTLPFKQDANLIYLSGIDQEESILLIAPDFPNESMREILFLRRTNEEIAIWEGHKYTQEEAQEASGIKNIMWLESFESVFNTILAETEYIYLDSNEHIRNASVVETRTERFNKWCQTVYKLHKYERIAPILTDLRCIKEPEEIKQLQHACDITEKGFRRILEFTKPGVWEYELEAEFIYEFLRNRATGFGYQPIIASGANSCVLHYIENNKQCQDDDLILFDVGAEYANYNADMTRTIPVNGKFTKRQKDVYNAVLRVKNAATEMLTPGNAIPEYHKEVGKIMEGELLALGLLRKSDIEKQDPNNPAYKRYFMHGTSHHLGINVHDVASIYKKFEPGMVLTVEPGIYIREEGIGIRLEDNIVITEKGHINLMRNIPIHADEIESLMNK
- a CDS encoding EVE domain-containing protein — encoded protein: MNYWLMKTEPNTFSWDDLVNKGRDHWDGVRNYAARKHMMEMKADDLALFYHSVNEKSIVGIAKIVKEHYPDPTTDDDRWVVVDLAPERKLTNPVTLDVVKADSRLTNMVLVNNSRLSVQPVTEQEFKIILELSAQ
- the pyrR gene encoding bifunctional pyr operon transcriptional regulator/uracil phosphoribosyltransferase PyrR, which encodes MQKRLLLNSKHLSITISRLCHQLIENHLVFENTVLIGLQPKGVFLAERIKSKLEEIIKKPIQLGYLDITFYRDDFRRRDEPLTPNETKVPFIIEDKNVILIDDVLYTGRSVKSAMDAMSAFGRPAKVEFLTLIDRIHTRHLPVEANYVGKQVNTVFSQKVLVELTEQGKKEDKIWLIDKSK
- a CDS encoding aspartate carbamoyltransferase catalytic subunit, whose protein sequence is MSQLSSKHLLGIKDLTKDDIQLIFETADNFKDVINRPIKKVPSLRDITIANVFFENSTRTKLSFELAEKRLSADVINFSSSGSSVKKGETLLDTVNNILAMKVDMIVMRHSSPGAPHFLSKHIKANIVNAGDGTHEHPTQALLDAYSMRERVGDLEGKNIAIIGDIIHSRVALSNIFALQKLGANIMICGPATLVPKYMSSFGVKVVSDVRQALEWCDVANILRIQLERQQIKYFPSLREYSLYFGVNKALLDSLNKEIVIMHPGPINRGVEITSDVADSHHSIILDQVENGVATRMAVLYLLAGTKP
- a CDS encoding CHASE2 domain-containing protein, whose amino-acid sequence is MFKKFWLDTIYALVFILLLGFVVTQAFAFKIFDVFDPIGDAFADMESTDIVFSQLREDPLGEEEIVIVNVGNLNRQGIADLVNIISASEPRVIGMDMFFPDLKPDTLGDLALAYAFSQVENLVLVSKLELPNENESFDSLAVSNELFNQYAETAYANFITGAADQDDIKVCRTFAPKEYAKGELEYSLSIKLAYYMDSVKTLNFLDRNKDVEVINYRGNIFDYGATQAPITYFALDWYQVFDGQFDPELIKDKCVLFCFLGKELGDRQALEDKYFTPLNTHYAGKGHADMFGGVIHANIISMILAEDYIDEMNDNIETIIAIVLLYLNVALFAFIYHSLPKWYDGLTKLIQLIEAFSLFSLGLIIFNVYNYKIDTTWMILGVLIAGDALEVYFGVVKNLFTKEGRRELTELNKL
- a CDS encoding thiol-disulfide oxidoreductase DCC family protein — translated: MGEYLEVEELNDVLLYDGVCKFCNSSVSFVLEHEKNDQLKFTPLQSDLGVRILTHFGYPKDYTDGILFLSNGKLASKSRAALYISKFLKRPWSWLQVFWIVPLFISDFVYNIIARNRYKWFGMTDACMLPPRNHKERFLE
- the fabD gene encoding ACP S-malonyltransferase codes for the protein MKAYVFPGQGAQFTGMGKDLYDSSAQAKAYFDQANEILGFDIAKIMFEGSAEELKETKVTQPAVFIHSVVSALVQDSFHPDMVAGHSLGEFSALVANKTLGFEDALKLVSQRALAMQRACEMNPSTMAAILGLDDHIVEEICATVNGVVAANYNCPSQLVISGTNEGIAIACEKMKEAGAKRALPLPVGGAFHSPLMEPAREELAAAIEATNFSNPICPVYQNFDAQAHSDVAEIKKNLILQLTAPVRWTQSVQQMVADGALDFIECGPGKVLQGLVKKIHKEAEVSSL
- a CDS encoding M16 family metallopeptidase, whose amino-acid sequence is MEYELVELPNKIRVVHKQVPHTKVSHCAIMLDIGSRDEKEGQQGIAHFWEHMAFKGTKKRKAYHIINRLESLGGELNAYTTKEKICFYATILDKHLDKSVELLTDITFNSVFPEQQIIKERQVILEEMSMYLDDPEDAIQDQLDSQVFKGHALGENILGTNESVSGFTTQDFHSFLGANLDTSRVVLASMGNYSMNQLLKSVNRYLSQVPKIEKERKRTSVNGYAPARLTESKDILQAHVGIGTRAFDIHSEQRVPFFVLNNVLGGNSMTSKLNLSLREKLGLVYHVESNYHAFSDTGLFSLFYATEPKKIKKSLDAVVKEFDKLKAGQMTIRQLQTAKDQIKGQLAISEENNQNYMLMMAKSILNYDKIESLESVFERIDEVTAEQLQQLAIEVLDMDNMCLLTYIPNK